In Manis pentadactyla isolate mManPen7 chromosome 3, mManPen7.hap1, whole genome shotgun sequence, a single window of DNA contains:
- the ZNF706 gene encoding zinc finger protein 706 has product MARGQQKIQSQQKNAKKQAGQKKKQGHDQKAAAKAALIYTCTVCRTQMPDPKTFKQHFESKHPKTPLPPELADVQA; this is encoded by the exons ATGGCTCGTGGACAGCAGAAGATTCAGTCTCAGCAGAAAAATGCCAAAAAGCAAGCTGGACAAAAGAAGAAACAAGGACATGACCAAAAGGCTGCTGCCAAAGCTGCCTTAATATATACCTGCACTGTCTGTAGG acACAAATGCCAGACCCTAAGACCTTTAAGCAGCACTTTGAGAGCAAGCATCCTAAGACTCCACTTCCTCCAGAATTGGCTGATGTTCAGGCATAA